A stretch of Scandinavium goeteborgense DNA encodes these proteins:
- a CDS encoding low temperature requirement protein A — translation MPKSFLRLRNGISANVSFSELFFDLIYVFAVTQLSHYLLHHLTLIGALQTLILWFAAWLAWQYTAWVTNWFDPDTRKIRLLLFFLMLSSLIFAAGIPDAFEGRGLVFALAYITIQVGRTVFVLFLLDRDEPLKKNFQRILGWLVISAIFWLAGGLTYDNTRLVLWAIAVLCEYVSPMLGFRLPLLGKSVSHEEWKIEGHHLAERCQLFVIVALGESILTTGATLSELDVWGPPTIIAALISFTGSLAMWWIYFDTSSKAGSHAITNTDNPGLMGSYFHYIHVILIGAIIICAVANELVIGYPDQRIKAITATVLLSGPVIYILTNAIYKRLVYGRYPLSHLVGIFGFILLIPIMFLTDLLMVNTLETIILIAIATWDSYSRINN, via the coding sequence ATGCCTAAAAGTTTTCTTCGTCTACGCAATGGAATAAGTGCTAACGTTTCATTTTCTGAATTATTCTTCGATCTGATTTATGTTTTTGCTGTAACACAACTATCCCATTACCTGCTTCATCATCTAACTTTGATTGGGGCACTTCAGACCCTGATTCTGTGGTTCGCTGCGTGGCTCGCATGGCAATATACTGCATGGGTTACTAACTGGTTTGATCCTGACACACGGAAAATCCGTCTACTATTATTTTTCCTCATGCTTTCTAGCCTCATTTTTGCAGCTGGAATTCCTGATGCGTTCGAAGGACGCGGGCTTGTTTTTGCACTCGCCTACATAACCATTCAAGTTGGACGTACAGTCTTCGTGCTTTTTTTACTTGACCGGGATGAACCACTCAAGAAAAATTTTCAGCGTATTTTGGGCTGGCTGGTAATCTCAGCGATATTCTGGCTTGCAGGAGGACTGACATATGATAATACTCGGCTGGTTTTATGGGCGATCGCTGTTCTGTGTGAATACGTATCCCCTATGCTCGGGTTCCGGCTGCCTCTGCTAGGAAAGTCAGTGAGCCATGAAGAGTGGAAAATTGAAGGACATCACCTCGCTGAACGCTGCCAGCTATTTGTTATCGTAGCGCTTGGCGAGAGTATACTCACTACTGGTGCAACATTGAGCGAACTAGATGTATGGGGTCCTCCTACCATTATCGCCGCACTGATTTCCTTCACGGGCAGTCTTGCTATGTGGTGGATATATTTTGATACCAGTAGCAAGGCTGGAAGTCACGCCATAACAAATACGGATAACCCAGGGCTGATGGGATCTTATTTCCATTACATTCACGTTATCCTTATCGGTGCAATAATCATCTGTGCAGTGGCAAACGAGCTGGTTATTGGCTACCCGGACCAGCGAATAAAAGCAATAACGGCTACTGTATTACTGTCAGGGCCAGTGATTTACATACTGACCAACGCCATCTATAAACGACTTGTATATGGCCGCTATCCTTTATCACACCTGGTTGGTATATTTGGATTCATTCTATTAATTCCCATTATGTTTTTAACAGATTTGTTAATGGTCAACACATTGGAAACGATCATTCTGATTGCTATCGCAACATGGGATAGCTATTCGCGTATTAACAATTAG